One window of the Cryptomeria japonica chromosome 7, Sugi_1.0, whole genome shotgun sequence genome contains the following:
- the LOC131856390 gene encoding uncharacterized protein LOC131856390, with product MGRLNKKFSGRHPVPPVSPTYILSPALDSSSQYTSQSLFPDSTNYGEGREVTSMHFPLSLDSSCSQVANYNVGMPGSGCDTVFCSQTHSSQYGFAIDNSHRTDQQIDISPTACGSVQHDGRRGADLDGEAYLQGFYSDFGADLDKLKSTSGYAFTFAGAAISWSSKLQHTVAQSSTEARYIALSKGANSLLAFTWEVVRSEVQRTSSHLAPKYLAFQLPSRSSLKELIGYHLHDGFFVKLQAAVGCANFTLNIYLQIVANSNPEFQAQAREQSIRLCVQRNSARQHACGSKEVRGFYTSRKAIPCGNKHVNLVRLLGISVQGSRRLLVYTFMPNGSLNCCLFCKDEEVEKVLDWKTRFEIALGIARGLLYLHEECMDRIIHCYTKPENILLDGDFSLKVADFGLQKLVGRDYNRMQEELKRGNIIGIVDARIANMADIEEVRRAAMLGMLCVQDDENTRPRHGESREYIEKNDGGLCDTNSEVYAGLTKSGR from the exons ATGGGAAGGTTGAACAAAAAATTTTCTGGTAGACATCCAGTACCCCCTGTTTCTCCTACCTATATTTTATCTCCTGCCCTTGACTCTTCATCCCAATACACCTCACAGTCATTGTTTCCAGATTCTACTAACTATGGCGAAGGAAGGGAAGTAACTTCCATGCACTTCCCTCTTTCCCTCGATTCTTCTTGCTCCCAGGTTGCAAATTATAACGTTGGCATGCCAGGCAGCGGTTGTGACACAGTCTTCTGTTCGCAGACTCATAGTAGTCAATATGGCTTCGCAATAGATAATTCCCATCGCACTGATCAGCAAATTGATATCTCCCCTACTGCTTGTGGTAGTGTCCAACACGATGGGAGGCGTGGAGCTGACTTGGAT GGAGAGGCATACTTGCAAGGATTTTACTCTGATTTTGGTGCGGATTTAGACAAActaaagtctacttcaggttatgccTTTACATTTGCAGGGGCAGCGATCAGTTGGAGTTCTaaattgcaacatacagttgctcaatcatCTACAGAGGCTCGGTACATAGCTCTCTCTAAGGGAGCCAA CAGTTTGTTGGCCTTCACATGGGAGGTTGTTAGGAGTGAAGTCCAACGGACTTCTTCTCATCTTGCCCCCAAATACTTGGCCTTTCAACTTCCCTCTCGAAGCTCTTTAAAAGAGCTGATTGGATATCATTTACATGATGGTTTTTTTGTCAAGCTACAGGCTGCTGT AGGATGTGCCAACTTCACTCTAAACATTTACTTACAAATAGTTGCGAACAGCAACCCAGAATTTCAAGCACAAGCTCGGGAGCAGAGCATTCGGCTCTGTGTTCAAAGGAACTCTGCCAGACAACACGCTTGTGGCAGTAAAGAGGTTAGAGGGTTCTACACAAGCAGAAAAGCAATTCCATGCGGAAATAAGCATGTCAATTTGGTGAGGCTCTTGGGAATCAGTGTACAAGGCTCTCGAAGGCTTCTCGTGTATACCTTCATGCCTAATGGCTCTCTAAACTGTTGCCTCTTCTGTAAAGATGAAGAAGTAGAGAAGGTGTTGGATTGGAAGACTCGGTTTGAGATCGCACTGGGCATTGCTCGAGGATTACTTTATCTCCATGAGGAATGCATGGATCGCATCATCCACTGCTATACTAAGCCTGAAAACATTCTGTTGGATGGTGACTTCAGCCTAAAGGTGGCCGATTTTGGCCTACAGAAACTGGTAGGCAGAGATTACAACCGCATGCAAGAGGAACTCAAG AGAGGAAACATAATTGGCATTGTGGATGCAAGGATAGCGAATATGGCGGATATTGAGGAGGTAAGAAGAGCCGCTATGTTAGGGATGTTGTGCGTTCAAGACGATGAAAATACGAGGCCTCGGCATGGGGAAAGTAGGGAATATATTGAAAAGAACGATGGAGGCTTATGTGACACAAATTCCGAGGTTTATGCGGGTCTTACAAAATCGGGTAGATGA
- the LOC131856391 gene encoding S-locus-specific glycoprotein S13-like, translating to MVIEMGMKYLIQTITVIIVAHCCTCLAVEVGDTLSLGNSLTGNQHNLKEWHIPDKTIVWVANRYNPVESLPSILKFSSNRYLKLIDGKGVSVWSTDIGLRGSRGQIMDSGNFIILHAHNKSEIVWESFAHVCDTWLPGIKMWKAMRGTSWNSSVDPSSGLFSIVIDMSPGKTQLY from the exons ATGGTCATTGAAATGGGGATGAAGTATTTGATCCAAACAATAACTGTGATTATTGTCGCGCATTGCTGCACTTGCCTAGCAGTGGAGGTTGGAGATACGCTTTCATTGGGGAACTCACTTACTGGAAATCAGCATAATCTCAAAGAATGGCAC ATCCCTGACAAGACCATAGTTTGGGTGGCTAACAGATACAATCCTGTCGAAAGCTTGCCCAGCATTTTAAAATTTTCGAGCAACAGGTATCTCAAATTGATTGATGGAAAGGGCGTGTCCGTTTGGTCAACTGATATTGGCCTGAGAGGATCGAGGGGACAGATAATGGATAGTGGTAATTTCATTATTCTGCACGCCCACAACAAGTCTGAGATTGTTTGGGAGAGTTTCGCCCATGTATGCGATACATGGTTGCCTGGCATAAAGATGTGGAAAGCAATGAGGGGAACTTCGTGGAACAGTTCTGTGGATCCTTCAAGTGGACTCTTCTCTATAGTAATTGACATGTCTCCAGGGAAGACGCAGTTGTATTAA